In uncultured Bacteroides sp., the following proteins share a genomic window:
- the ltrA gene encoding group II intron reverse transcriptase/maturase gives MKGRMQKISATNDSCPQKNRTESECYAGVQTFIGITENNLTEVHFTKDDLLERILSPANLNKAYKQVVSNGGSGGVDKMETEELLPFLKLHKDELVTSLMDGNYHPNPVRRVEIPKENGKKRQLGIPTVVDRLIQQAISQILSPIYEREFSNNSFGFRPKRSAHKALRTAQNYINAGNKYAVDLDLEHFFDTVNQSKLIEILSRRIKDGRVISLIHKYLRAGIIIGHKFEESSRGVPQGGPLSPLLSNIMLNELDKELERRGHPFVRYADDCMIFCKSKRSASRTMKHIICFIEETLFLRVNREKTKAGYVRGMKFLGYSFYNSKGGFRLSVHSKSYMKLKVRLKELTGRSNGMGYNKRKYELHQFIRGWIEYFKLADMQNHLKRIDQWLRRRLRMCIWKSWKNVSTRITNLLRCGIDRWHAQKWGYVKGYWRIAGSPILSCAIDTDKLRNAGYPMMLDYYSKMYRK, from the coding sequence ATGAAGGGAAGAATGCAGAAAATATCAGCAACGAATGATAGCTGCCCGCAAAAGAATAGGACGGAATCCGAATGCTATGCGGGAGTGCAGACTTTTATAGGGATTACTGAAAACAACCTCACGGAAGTGCATTTTACAAAAGATGATTTACTGGAACGTATCTTGTCGCCTGCCAATTTGAACAAGGCTTATAAACAGGTCGTATCGAATGGTGGCAGTGGAGGTGTCGATAAGATGGAAACGGAAGAACTTCTTCCGTTTCTGAAACTCCATAAAGATGAACTGGTAACATCTTTAATGGATGGTAATTACCATCCTAATCCAGTCCGTAGGGTAGAAATCCCTAAGGAGAATGGCAAGAAGCGCCAGCTTGGTATCCCTACCGTAGTTGACCGTCTTATTCAACAAGCCATATCCCAAATTTTATCTCCGATTTATGAACGAGAATTCAGTAACAACAGCTTCGGTTTTCGTCCGAAACGCAGTGCGCATAAAGCGCTGCGAACAGCCCAGAACTATATTAATGCAGGCAATAAATATGCGGTTGATTTAGATCTGGAGCATTTTTTCGACACAGTCAACCAAAGCAAGCTGATAGAAATTCTTTCCCGCAGGATAAAAGATGGGAGAGTGATTTCTCTTATCCATAAATATCTCCGCGCGGGAATTATAATTGGTCATAAATTTGAGGAAAGCAGTCGGGGAGTTCCTCAAGGTGGTCCCCTTAGTCCGCTACTGAGCAATATAATGCTCAATGAACTGGATAAAGAGCTGGAACGCCGAGGACATCCATTTGTCCGCTATGCAGATGATTGCATGATATTTTGCAAAAGTAAACGCTCTGCCAGTCGTACGATGAAGCACATCATTTGTTTTATCGAAGAAACCCTCTTCCTGAGGGTAAACCGAGAGAAAACGAAAGCAGGATATGTGCGGGGCATGAAGTTCTTAGGTTACTCCTTTTATAATAGCAAAGGAGGATTTCGCTTATCTGTACACTCCAAAAGTTACATGAAACTGAAAGTTCGTTTGAAAGAGCTGACAGGTCGCAGTAATGGCATGGGATACAATAAACGCAAATACGAACTTCATCAATTCATTCGTGGCTGGATTGAATACTTCAAACTTGCAGACATGCAAAATCATCTGAAGAGGATAGATCAATGGCTCCGTCGCCGGCTTCGTATGTGTATATGGAAAAGTTGGAAGAATGTCAGTACTCGTATAACCAATCTATTGCGTTGCGGTATTGATAGATGGCATGCTCAGAAATGGGGATATGTGAAAGGTTACTGGCGAATAGCTGGCAGCCCGATTCTTAGCTGTGCAATTGATACAGATAAATTGCGAAATGCAGGTTATCCAATGATGTTGGATTATTACAGTAAAATGTATCGTAAATAA
- a CDS encoding agmatine deiminase family protein yields the protein MGILVGLPKKGDEEKDFQVNWGNPFGLEVEMRAPFLPSEWYEQSGVQLTWPHAGTDWAHMLKEVQECFISIAREIAKKELLLIVAPDTEVVKAQIANRVNMENVRFFECETNDTWARDHGAITLIDGSTPRLLDFCFNGWGQKFVAGLDNQITRKAFEAKLFKGEYANRLNFVLEGGSIESDGLGTLLTTSTCLLAPNRNDTMNRAEIEEYLRSVFHMQQVLWLDHGYLAGDDTDSHVDTLARLCPNNTIAYVKCTNPEDEHFDELQKMEEQLRTFRTLKGEPYRLLALPMADCIIENTERLPATYANFLIINKAVLYPTYNQPKNDAEAAAVLAEAFPDREIIGIDCRALIKQHGSLHCVTMQYPEGVIK from the coding sequence ATGGGTATATTAGTTGGTCTCCCCAAAAAAGGAGATGAAGAAAAAGATTTTCAGGTAAATTGGGGCAATCCTTTTGGGCTAGAGGTTGAAATGCGTGCTCCTTTTCTTCCTTCGGAATGGTACGAACAAAGTGGTGTGCAATTAACCTGGCCACATGCCGGAACCGATTGGGCTCATATGCTGAAAGAGGTTCAGGAGTGTTTTATCTCTATTGCCCGCGAAATTGCTAAGAAAGAGCTATTGCTTATTGTGGCTCCTGATACAGAAGTGGTTAAAGCGCAGATAGCCAATAGGGTAAACATGGAAAACGTTCGCTTCTTTGAATGCGAAACAAACGATACCTGGGCGCGAGATCACGGTGCTATTACCTTGATTGACGGCTCTACTCCTCGCCTGCTCGACTTTTGTTTCAATGGCTGGGGCCAAAAATTTGTTGCCGGTCTTGATAATCAGATTACCCGCAAGGCTTTTGAAGCTAAACTTTTCAAGGGTGAATACGCAAATCGCCTGAATTTTGTTCTTGAAGGTGGCTCAATAGAGAGTGACGGATTGGGAACCCTGCTCACAACATCAACTTGTTTGCTGGCTCCAAATCGTAACGATACAATGAACAGAGCAGAAATAGAGGAATATTTACGTTCTGTATTTCATATGCAACAGGTACTTTGGCTAGATCACGGCTATCTGGCTGGCGATGATACTGACAGTCATGTAGATACATTGGCTCGCCTTTGTCCAAACAACACTATTGCTTATGTAAAATGCACCAACCCTGAGGATGAGCATTTCGATGAACTTCAGAAAATGGAAGAGCAACTTCGCACGTTCCGCACTCTGAAAGGAGAGCCTTATCGCCTGCTTGCTTTGCCAATGGCTGATTGTATTATTGAGAATACAGAACGTTTGCCGGCTACTTATGCTAACTTCTTAATTATCAATAAGGCAGTACTTTATCCTACTTATAATCAACCAAAGAATGATGCTGAAGCAGCAGCAGTTCTTGCCGAAGCTTTCCCAGACAGAGAGATTATTGGCATTGATTGTCGCGCATTGATAAAGCAACATGGTTCGCTCCATTGTGTGACAATGCAATATCCTGAGGGTGTGATAAAGTAA
- a CDS encoding HU family DNA-binding protein, producing MAIDFKATKVNNNMKPEEEPRYYAKAVTKGTVTLNRIIEDMCEESTLSKADVVAVVAGLSNHLIKNLQDGYTVKIDSLGTFSTSVKSPTVSNPEEVRSKDVSFSKINYLPEVHMLESFRAISFQKVETREEAKISKPRGRKPIRRK from the coding sequence ATGGCAATAGATTTTAAAGCTACCAAGGTTAACAATAACATGAAACCCGAGGAAGAACCTCGCTATTACGCAAAGGCTGTTACTAAAGGAACTGTAACTTTAAACCGTATCATTGAAGATATGTGCGAAGAAAGTACTCTTTCAAAGGCCGATGTAGTTGCTGTTGTAGCAGGACTGAGCAACCATTTAATTAAGAATCTGCAGGATGGTTACACTGTGAAAATTGACTCGTTGGGAACATTCTCCACATCAGTAAAGAGCCCTACAGTGAGCAATCCGGAGGAAGTCCGTTCTAAAGATGTTTCGTTCAGCAAGATAAACTATCTTCCTGAGGTACACATGCTTGAAAGTTTCCGTGCCATCTCTTTTCAGAAGGTAGAAACAAGAGAAGAAGCTAAGATTTCAAAGCCAAGAGGAAGAAAGCCTATTCGCAGAAAATAA
- a CDS encoding radical SAM protein, whose amino-acid sequence MKKVNEIFYSIQGEGHFTGTPAVFIRFSGCNLNCDFCDTDHQSGELLSDKDIIAEIKKYPAKHVVLTGGEPCLQITHDLVKGIKDTGCFVQIETNGTKVPPNNVDWITCSPKEDGKTVIINPNELKVVYNGQDMSKYNKYTPEVFYLQPCSCKNTDEVIDYIKEHPQWRLSLQTHKILNIR is encoded by the coding sequence ATGAAAAAGGTGAATGAAATTTTTTATAGTATTCAGGGAGAAGGACATTTCACTGGAACACCTGCTGTCTTTATCCGCTTTTCAGGCTGTAATTTGAATTGCGACTTTTGTGATACAGACCACCAATCGGGTGAGCTTTTAAGCGATAAGGATATTATTGCAGAAATCAAAAAATACCCCGCAAAGCATGTTGTTCTAACAGGAGGTGAACCTTGTTTGCAAATTACACACGATCTTGTAAAAGGAATAAAGGATACTGGCTGTTTCGTGCAGATAGAAACTAATGGAACAAAAGTGCCCCCCAATAATGTTGATTGGATAACCTGCTCACCCAAAGAGGACGGAAAAACAGTAATCATCAATCCAAATGAATTAAAGGTAGTCTATAATGGGCAAGATATGTCTAAATACAACAAGTATACTCCCGAAGTCTTTTATCTTCAGCCTTGTTCTTGCAAAAATACAGATGAAGTTATTGATTATATAAAAGAGCATCCCCAATGGAGACTAAGCCTTCAAACGCATAAAATATTAAATATAAGATAA
- a CDS encoding methyltransferase, producing the protein MSNQYFQFKQFTVWHDKCAMKVGTDGVLLGAWANICNVNSVLDIGTGTGLVALMIAQRCTADVVALEIDENAAAQAVENKDKSPWKERISVQHTDFKTYTCDEKFDLIVSNPPYFSNSLLSPDLKRSTARHTNELSYYELIKGASELLSVNGEFSMIIPSDNLDNLKKIADEFSLYTIKQTNIIPKPDSAPKRVLITLSFNETMRTKTDELVIELSRHKYSEDYISLTKEYYLNM; encoded by the coding sequence ATGTCTAATCAATATTTTCAATTCAAACAATTTACTGTATGGCACGATAAATGTGCTATGAAAGTAGGAACTGACGGGGTTCTTTTAGGAGCATGGGCCAATATCTGCAATGTAAATTCGGTACTTGATATTGGTACCGGCACAGGCTTAGTTGCATTAATGATTGCACAACGATGTACGGCTGATGTTGTTGCTTTGGAAATTGACGAAAATGCTGCTGCTCAGGCTGTAGAAAATAAGGATAAATCTCCGTGGAAAGAAAGAATCTCAGTTCAGCACACTGATTTTAAAACATATACTTGTGATGAAAAATTTGATTTAATTGTTTCTAATCCTCCATATTTCTCAAACTCTCTTTTATCACCGGATTTAAAACGAAGTACAGCTCGTCACACAAATGAACTTTCATATTATGAACTGATTAAAGGAGCCTCGGAGCTATTATCAGTAAATGGGGAATTCTCAATGATTATTCCATCCGATAACCTGGATAATCTAAAGAAAATTGCAGACGAATTTAGTCTCTATACGATAAAACAGACCAATATAATACCGAAACCGGATAGTGCTCCAAAGAGGGTACTAATTACTTTATCCTTCAACGAAACAATGCGCACTAAAACTGATGAATTAGTAATTGAATTGTCCAGACATAAGTACAGCGAAGACTATATATCGCTTACTAAAGAGTATTATTTGAATATGTAA
- a CDS encoding DUF2148 domain-containing protein has product MIINERDVRHEHMLNVAKQMMTAARTAPKGKGVDVIETAVVTEGDIKLLSDELIRQNGENGMMFFLRDAENILSAEAIILIGTREHLQGLNCGHCGFATCAEKPNDTPCALNTIDVGIAIGSACATASDLRVDSRVMFSAGIAAQKLNWLPGCKTVMAIPISCSSKNPFFDRKPKERK; this is encoded by the coding sequence ATGATAATAAATGAACGCGATGTTCGCCACGAACATATGCTCAATGTAGCAAAACAAATGATGACAGCTGCACGCACAGCTCCCAAAGGAAAAGGTGTTGACGTGATTGAAACTGCTGTTGTTACTGAAGGAGATATAAAATTACTTTCTGATGAGCTGATCAGACAAAACGGTGAGAACGGAATGATGTTCTTTCTTCGGGATGCAGAAAATATTCTTTCTGCCGAAGCAATTATATTAATAGGTACGCGCGAGCATTTGCAGGGACTGAACTGTGGCCATTGCGGATTTGCCACTTGCGCTGAGAAACCGAATGATACACCATGTGCTCTGAATACTATCGATGTGGGTATTGCTATTGGTTCGGCATGTGCAACGGCATCCGACTTACGCGTTGATTCCCGTGTGATGTTCTCGGCAGGAATTGCTGCCCAGAAGCTTAACTGGCTTCCTGGTTGTAAAACTGTGATGGCTATTCCTATCAGCTGTTCCAGTAAAAATCCGTTCTTTGATCGTAAACCTAAAGAAAGAAAGTAG
- a CDS encoding carbon-nitrogen hydrolase, producing MDNRTIKVGLVQQSNTASLKENLKKLTENIEACVAQGAQLVVLQELHNSLYFCQVEDTNNFDIAEPIPGPSTVFYGEIAAAHRIVLVTSLFEKRAPGLYHNTAVVFDTDGSIAGKYRKMHIPDDPAYYEKFYFTPGDLGFQPIQTSLGKLGVLVCWDQWYPEAARLMALRGAELLIYPTAIGWESSDTEDEKSRQLNAWIISQRAHAVANGLPVVSVNRVGHEEDPSGQTNGIQFWGNSFVAGPQGEFLTQAGNKEATNIVVEVNLTRSENVRRWWPFLRDRRIDEYGEITKRFID from the coding sequence ATGGATAACAGAACCATAAAGGTGGGTTTAGTTCAGCAGTCCAATACGGCTAGCCTAAAAGAAAACCTGAAAAAGCTGACGGAAAACATTGAAGCTTGTGTGGCTCAAGGTGCACAGTTGGTTGTGCTTCAGGAATTGCATAACTCACTATACTTTTGCCAGGTTGAAGATACAAATAACTTCGATATTGCCGAACCTATCCCCGGTCCTTCAACAGTATTTTACGGAGAAATTGCTGCCGCGCATAGAATAGTGCTGGTTACATCTCTGTTTGAAAAGCGCGCTCCCGGATTGTATCATAACACAGCCGTGGTATTTGATACCGATGGTTCCATAGCCGGAAAGTATCGCAAGATGCACATTCCCGATGATCCTGCTTATTATGAAAAGTTCTATTTTACCCCCGGTGATTTAGGCTTTCAGCCCATTCAAACATCTCTGGGAAAACTAGGAGTACTCGTTTGCTGGGATCAATGGTATCCGGAAGCTGCTCGCCTGATGGCTCTTCGTGGTGCTGAATTACTTATCTATCCAACAGCAATTGGCTGGGAAAGTTCTGATACAGAGGATGAAAAATCACGTCAGCTTAATGCGTGGATAATCTCTCAGCGTGCACATGCCGTGGCCAACGGACTTCCGGTTGTTTCCGTGAATCGTGTGGGACACGAAGAAGATCCTTCCGGACAAACAAACGGCATTCAGTTCTGGGGAAACAGCTTTGTAGCCGGTCCGCAAGGAGAGTTTCTTACTCAGGCTGGAAATAAAGAAGCGACGAACATTGTCGTTGAGGTTAATCTAACCCGTTCCGAAAATGTCCGCCGCTGGTGGCCTTTCCTTCGTGATAGAAGGATTGACGAATATGGTGAAATAACTAAACGTTTTATCGATTAG
- a CDS encoding aminotransferase class I/II-fold pyridoxal phosphate-dependent enzyme, with protein sequence MGLLQDKLEKYDLPQQIKAKGVYPYFRCIESEQNTEVVMSGKKVLMFGSNSYLGLTNHPKVIEAAIEATKKYGTGCAGSRFLNGTLDLHLELEKELADFVGKEDAIIYSTGFQVNLGVVSCVTGREDYVICDELDHASIVEGRRLSFSQTLKYKHNDMASLEKELQKCKPDKIKLIVVDGVFSMEGDVANLPEIVRLAKQYNANIMVDEAHGLGVMGDHGRGVCNHFGLTKDVDLIMGTFSKSLAAIGGFIAGDASIINYLRHNSRPYIFSASNTPAATAAAQAALHIMKSEPERIAHLWDITNYSLQRFRELGFEIGHTSTPIIPLYVRDMEKTFLVTKMLFEEGVFVNPVIPPACSPEDTLIRFSLMATHSKEQIDIAVEKLVKCFKALDIIK encoded by the coding sequence ATGGGATTATTACAAGATAAATTAGAGAAATATGATTTACCACAGCAAATAAAAGCAAAAGGGGTATATCCATATTTTCGTTGTATTGAAAGTGAACAGAACACCGAAGTGGTGATGAGTGGCAAAAAAGTGCTAATGTTTGGGTCAAACTCTTACCTGGGACTTACTAATCATCCAAAAGTAATTGAAGCTGCAATTGAAGCAACAAAAAAATATGGCACCGGGTGTGCTGGTTCACGTTTCCTAAACGGTACTCTTGATCTCCATTTAGAATTAGAGAAAGAGCTGGCTGATTTCGTTGGAAAAGAAGATGCAATTATCTACTCAACCGGCTTTCAGGTGAATTTAGGAGTTGTTTCATGTGTTACAGGTCGTGAAGACTATGTTATCTGTGACGAGCTTGATCATGCATCAATTGTTGAAGGAAGACGTTTGTCTTTCTCTCAGACTTTGAAGTATAAGCACAATGACATGGCTTCTTTGGAAAAAGAACTTCAGAAATGTAAACCCGACAAAATCAAACTGATCGTTGTTGACGGAGTATTCAGTATGGAAGGCGATGTTGCAAATCTACCTGAGATTGTACGTTTAGCTAAACAGTACAATGCAAATATCATGGTAGATGAAGCACATGGACTTGGAGTAATGGGTGATCATGGTCGTGGTGTTTGTAATCACTTTGGTCTTACAAAGGATGTAGACTTAATTATGGGTACATTCAGTAAATCTCTTGCTGCAATTGGTGGCTTTATTGCCGGTGATGCATCAATCATCAACTACTTGAGACATAATTCTCGTCCTTACATATTCAGTGCAAGTAACACTCCAGCTGCTACTGCCGCTGCACAGGCTGCTCTCCACATTATGAAGAGTGAACCGGAACGTATTGCTCATTTATGGGATATCACAAATTATTCTCTTCAACGCTTCCGCGAACTAGGTTTTGAAATTGGACACACTTCAACTCCAATTATACCTTTATATGTTCGTGATATGGAAAAAACATTCTTGGTAACTAAAATGTTATTCGAAGAAGGAGTATTTGTTAATCCTGTAATTCCTCCTGCATGTTCACCAGAAGACACATTAATTCGTTTCTCTTTAATGGCAACACATTCAAAAGAACAAATTGATATTGCAGTTGAAAAGTTAGTAAAATGCTTTAAGGCATTAGATATAATCAAATAA
- the aspS gene encoding aspartate--tRNA ligase has protein sequence MFRTHTCGELRISDINKVVTLSGWVQRTRKMGGMTFVDLRDRYGITQLVFNDAINAELCDAANKLGREFVIQITGEVNERSNKNANLPTGDIELIVSELNILNTAATPPFTIEDNSDGGDDIRMKYRYLDLRRNNVRSNLELRHKMTIEVRSYLDKLGFLEVETPILIGSTPEGARDFVVPSRMNPGQFYALPQSPQLFKQLLMVSGFDRYFQIAKCFRDEDLRADRQPEFTQIDCEMSFVEQEDVISIFEGMAKHLFKVIRNVEITETFPRMTWHNAMKLYGSDKPDIRFGMQFVELMDVLKGKGFSVFDDAAYVGGICAEGAASYTRKQLDGLTEFVKRPQIGAKGMVYARVEADGNVKSSVDKFYTQETLQELKAAFDAKPGDLILILSGDDAMKTRKQLCELRLEMGNQLGLRDKNTFACLWVIDFPLFEWDEESQRFMAMHHPFTSPKLEDVPFLDTDPGKVRANAYDMVINGVEVGGGSIRIHDSELQNKMFKLLGFTEERAQEQFGFLMDAFKFGAPPHGGLAYGLDRWVSLFAGLDSIRDCIAFPKNNSGRDVMIDAPGYLEQSQLDELNLVIDIKE, from the coding sequence ATGTTTAGAACGCATACTTGCGGAGAACTTCGGATCTCCGACATAAATAAAGTGGTAACACTTTCGGGATGGGTGCAGCGTACCAGAAAAATGGGCGGAATGACATTTGTTGACCTTCGTGACCGTTACGGAATCACTCAACTTGTCTTTAATGATGCCATCAATGCTGAGTTATGTGATGCAGCAAATAAACTAGGTCGTGAATTTGTAATTCAGATTACCGGCGAAGTAAACGAACGTTCCAATAAGAATGCAAACCTTCCTACAGGTGATATTGAGCTGATTGTTTCGGAACTTAATATTCTTAACACAGCAGCTACACCTCCTTTCACAATAGAAGATAACTCAGACGGTGGCGATGATATCCGCATGAAGTATCGCTATCTTGACCTTCGTCGTAACAATGTTAGATCAAACCTTGAACTTCGCCATAAGATGACTATTGAGGTACGCAGTTATCTTGATAAACTGGGATTCTTAGAAGTTGAAACACCTATACTTATTGGTTCTACTCCAGAAGGAGCACGCGACTTCGTGGTACCTTCACGTATGAATCCGGGACAGTTCTACGCACTTCCTCAGTCACCACAGCTTTTCAAACAGTTGTTGATGGTATCAGGATTTGATCGTTATTTCCAAATCGCTAAATGTTTCCGTGACGAAGACCTTCGTGCCGACCGCCAACCAGAATTTACTCAAATTGACTGCGAAATGAGTTTTGTGGAACAGGAAGATGTAATCTCTATCTTTGAAGGTATGGCAAAACATCTTTTCAAAGTTATCCGTAACGTTGAAATTACAGAAACATTTCCTCGTATGACCTGGCATAATGCTATGAAGTTATACGGAAGCGACAAACCAGACATCCGCTTTGGAATGCAGTTTGTAGAATTAATGGATGTTCTTAAGGGTAAAGGTTTCTCTGTATTTGATGATGCAGCTTACGTAGGCGGTATTTGTGCCGAAGGTGCTGCTTCTTATACCCGCAAACAGTTAGATGGCCTCACAGAATTTGTTAAGCGTCCGCAGATTGGAGCAAAGGGAATGGTTTACGCTCGTGTGGAAGCTGACGGAAACGTAAAATCAAGCGTAGATAAATTCTATACTCAGGAAACATTGCAAGAGCTTAAAGCTGCATTTGATGCTAAACCGGGCGATTTAATTCTGATCCTTTCCGGAGATGATGCAATGAAGACACGCAAGCAACTTTGCGAACTTCGTCTGGAAATGGGTAACCAGTTAGGACTAAGAGATAAAAATACTTTTGCTTGTCTTTGGGTTATTGACTTCCCTCTGTTTGAGTGGGACGAAGAAAGCCAACGCTTTATGGCTATGCACCATCCATTTACTTCCCCAAAACTGGAAGATGTTCCTTTCCTTGACACTGATCCGGGAAAAGTTCGTGCAAATGCCTACGATATGGTTATTAACGGCGTAGAAGTAGGAGGTGGTTCTATCCGTATTCACGATAGTGAGTTGCAGAATAAAATGTTTAAGCTATTAGGATTTACTGAAGAGAGAGCACAAGAGCAGTTTGGTTTCTTAATGGATGCATTCAAATTTGGTGCGCCTCCTCACGGTGGCTTGGCCTATGGATTAGATCGTTGGGTTTCTCTTTTTGCCGGACTCGATTCTATCCGCGACTGTATTGCTTTCCCAAAAAACAACTCTGGTCGTGACGTAATGATTGATGCTCCAGGTTATTTGGAACAATCTCAATTAGACGAACTTAATTTAGTTATTGATATTAAAGAGTAA
- a CDS encoding diacylglycerol kinase family protein: MNERKKILFIVNPISGTQNKKLILSQLQERIDQNKYEIEVRYTERAGHAEEIAAQAASEGVYCVTAIGGDGTINEIGRSLIHTNTILGIIPCGSGNGLARHLRIPMDSRKAIDIINKGHVSKIDYGKINDKPFFCTCGIGFDAFVSLKFAAAGRRGILTYLEKTLHECLKYKPETYELESDDAKTKYKAFLIACGNASQYGNNAYIAPQASLQDGLMNITILEPFTVLDIPSLAFQLFNKTLDQNSRIKTFQSKKIHIRRTHPGVVHYDGDPVIMNEDINIEIIPKGLFVIAPEKVGKEPNVLQKASDYFSELRPIGENFVIDLAQKNRQIIDRNIEFFRRLTRK, translated from the coding sequence ATGAATGAGAGAAAAAAGATACTGTTTATAGTTAATCCGATATCTGGTACGCAGAATAAAAAATTAATATTGAGTCAATTACAAGAAAGAATTGATCAAAATAAATACGAGATTGAAGTTAGATACACTGAAAGAGCTGGACACGCAGAAGAAATTGCAGCCCAGGCAGCTTCTGAAGGAGTTTACTGTGTAACAGCTATTGGTGGAGATGGTACAATTAATGAAATTGGTCGCTCTTTGATTCATACAAATACTATTTTGGGAATTATTCCATGTGGATCGGGAAACGGATTGGCTCGTCACTTGCGAATACCAATGGATTCGCGTAAAGCTATTGATATCATTAACAAAGGGCATGTCTCTAAAATAGATTATGGTAAAATAAATGATAAGCCTTTTTTCTGTACTTGCGGAATTGGTTTTGATGCTTTTGTGAGTTTAAAATTTGCCGCTGCCGGAAGAAGAGGGATTCTTACTTATCTTGAAAAAACATTGCATGAATGTCTTAAATATAAGCCCGAAACTTATGAATTGGAAAGTGATGATGCTAAAACAAAATATAAAGCTTTTTTAATAGCTTGTGGTAATGCATCCCAGTACGGAAACAATGCTTATATTGCTCCTCAAGCTTCACTTCAGGATGGACTTATGAATATTACTATATTAGAACCATTTACGGTTTTGGATATTCCATCTCTTGCTTTTCAGCTGTTTAATAAAACACTTGATCAGAACAGCCGGATTAAAACTTTTCAAAGCAAGAAAATTCATATACGTAGAACTCATCCAGGTGTTGTTCATTATGATGGTGACCCTGTTATAATGAATGAAGATATTAATATTGAAATTATTCCGAAAGGTTTATTTGTTATTGCTCCTGAGAAAGTGGGAAAAGAACCGAATGTATTGCAAAAAGCATCCGATTATTTCAGTGAATTAAGGCCAATTGGAGAGAATTTTGTTATAGATCTGGCACAAAAGAACAGGCAAATTATTGATAGAAATATTGAGTTTTTCAGAAGACTTACGAGGAAGTGA
- the queD gene encoding 6-carboxytetrahydropterin synthase QueD: MYTVRKRLEISASHSLKLSYASKCENLHGHNWNILVWCRAEKLNDDGMVVDFTHIKEKIQSKLDHKNLNEVLPFNTTAENMAKWICDQIPECFKVMVQESENNIAWYEKGE; the protein is encoded by the coding sequence ATGTATACAGTAAGAAAAAGACTCGAAATATCAGCTTCACACAGCTTAAAGCTTTCATATGCCAGTAAGTGTGAAAATTTGCACGGCCATAACTGGAACATACTCGTATGGTGCAGAGCTGAGAAACTAAACGACGACGGTATGGTTGTTGACTTTACTCATATTAAGGAGAAAATTCAATCTAAATTAGACCATAAAAACTTAAATGAAGTGCTCCCGTTCAATACAACGGCTGAAAATATGGCTAAGTGGATTTGTGATCAAATTCCAGAATGCTTTAAAGTTATGGTTCAAGAATCTGAAAACAATATTGCATGGTATGAAAAAGGTGAATGA
- a CDS encoding ABC transporter ATP-binding protein has translation MLKIENACIMYGELELFTELCMHINKGEIVCIAGESGSGKTSILNAIMGFVPLKSGTITVDGLLLCAENVNEIRKKIAWIPQELALPCEWVSEMVLLPFELKANRRVHFSKKELFAVFKELNLEEELFAKRVSEISGGQRQRIMIAVAAMLQKPILIVDEPTSALDAASVERVLNFFNTLSQKGMTILAVSHDRAFKLGCDNIVYL, from the coding sequence ATGCTCAAGATAGAAAATGCCTGCATCATGTATGGAGAGTTAGAGCTCTTCACTGAGCTTTGCATGCATATAAATAAGGGCGAAATAGTCTGTATAGCAGGCGAATCAGGCAGCGGGAAAACATCAATATTAAATGCAATTATGGGGTTTGTGCCGTTAAAAAGCGGAACCATAACAGTAGATGGACTGTTGCTCTGCGCAGAAAACGTTAATGAAATACGTAAGAAAATAGCCTGGATACCTCAGGAACTTGCGCTTCCCTGCGAATGGGTAAGTGAGATGGTTCTGCTTCCTTTTGAGCTGAAAGCAAATAGGAGAGTACATTTTTCGAAAAAAGAACTCTTTGCTGTTTTTAAAGAATTAAATTTGGAAGAGGAACTTTTCGCAAAACGGGTAAGTGAGATCTCGGGAGGGCAGCGCCAGCGAATAATGATTGCCGTGGCAGCCATGCTTCAAAAGCCAATCCTTATTGTAGACGAACCAACTTCTGCTCTCGATGCCGCATCTGTGGAACGTGTGCTCAACTTCTTTAATACGTTGTCACAGAAGGGGATGACAATACTTGCCGTGTCACACGACCGTGCATTTAAACTTGGTTGTGATAATATCGTTTATTTATAA